One window from the genome of Bradyrhizobium xenonodulans encodes:
- a CDS encoding FAD-binding oxidoreductase, with protein MNIDKPATPPLAPELFDQFRKIVGDRHAITDAADIEAYVTEERNLFHGRSPLVLRPGSTTEVSAICKLASAHNIALVPQGGNTGLVGGQTPHNGEVVVSLRRLDKIREVDTASNTMTVEAGVVLQIAQAKASDADRLFPLSLGAEGSCTIGGNLSTNAGGTAALAYGVAREMALGLEVVLADGRVLNSLSKLKKDNTGYNLHNLFIGAEGTLGIITAATLKLFPKPRAVETAFVGLNSPAAALKLLTIAQSEAANALTSFELLSEMAVDFSVRHGIDVRDPLQQKHPWYVLMELSSPSDDARTPLETILARAMEEEIVDDAVIAANLTQRNNFWKLREEMSAAQKPEGGSIKHDISVPVAAVPAFIAEADAAVVKLIPGARPVPFGHLGDGNLHYNVSQPIGADTADFLARWHEMNAVVFEIVLRMGGSISAEHGIGVLKRDELPEVKDKTAIELMRSIKAMLDPQGIMNPGKVL; from the coding sequence ATGAACATCGACAAGCCTGCCACCCCTCCGCTAGCGCCCGAGCTGTTCGACCAATTCCGCAAGATCGTCGGCGACCGCCACGCGATCACCGATGCGGCCGACATCGAGGCCTACGTCACCGAGGAGCGCAACCTGTTCCACGGCCGCTCGCCGCTGGTGCTGCGCCCGGGATCGACGACCGAAGTTTCCGCGATCTGCAAGCTCGCCTCTGCACACAACATCGCGCTGGTGCCGCAGGGCGGCAATACCGGGCTGGTCGGCGGGCAGACGCCGCATAATGGCGAAGTCGTGGTGTCGCTGCGGCGGCTGGACAAGATCCGCGAGGTCGACACGGCGTCGAACACCATGACGGTCGAAGCCGGCGTGGTGCTGCAGATCGCGCAGGCGAAGGCATCCGACGCGGACAGGCTGTTTCCGCTCTCGCTGGGTGCCGAAGGAAGCTGCACCATCGGGGGGAATCTCTCGACCAATGCCGGCGGCACCGCCGCGCTCGCCTATGGCGTCGCGCGCGAGATGGCGCTGGGCTTGGAGGTGGTGCTGGCCGACGGCCGCGTGCTCAATTCTCTCTCGAAGCTGAAGAAGGACAACACCGGCTACAATCTGCACAACCTCTTCATCGGCGCAGAAGGCACGCTCGGCATCATCACGGCGGCGACGCTAAAACTGTTTCCGAAGCCGCGGGCGGTCGAGACCGCCTTCGTCGGACTAAACTCGCCGGCGGCTGCGCTCAAGCTGCTGACGATCGCGCAGAGCGAGGCGGCGAACGCGCTGACGAGCTTCGAGCTGCTGTCGGAGATGGCGGTCGATTTCTCGGTCCGCCACGGCATCGACGTGCGCGATCCGCTTCAACAGAAACATCCCTGGTACGTGCTGATGGAATTGTCCTCTCCGAGCGACGACGCCCGCACGCCGCTGGAGACGATCCTGGCCCGCGCCATGGAAGAGGAGATCGTCGACGATGCCGTGATCGCGGCCAACCTCACCCAGCGCAATAATTTCTGGAAGTTGCGCGAAGAAATGTCGGCGGCGCAGAAGCCGGAGGGCGGCTCGATCAAGCACGACATCTCCGTACCCGTTGCAGCCGTGCCCGCCTTCATCGCCGAGGCCGATGCCGCCGTGGTGAAGCTGATTCCGGGCGCGCGGCCGGTGCCGTTCGGCCATCTCGGCGACGGCAATCTGCACTACAATGTCAGCCAGCCGATCGGCGCCGACACCGCGGACTTTCTGGCACGCTGGCACGAGATGAACGCGGTCGTGTTCGAGATCGTGCTGCGCATGGGCGGCTCGATCTCGGCCGAGCACGGCATCGGCGTGCTCAAGCGCGACGAGCTGCCCGAGGTGAAGGACAAGACCGCGATCGAGCTGATGCGATCGATCAAGGCGATGCTCGATCCGCAGGGCATCATGAATCCGGGGAAGGTGCTGTGA